From one Felis catus isolate Fca126 chromosome E2, F.catus_Fca126_mat1.0, whole genome shotgun sequence genomic stretch:
- the DYNC1LI2 gene encoding cytoplasmic dynein 1 light intermediate chain 2 isoform X2: MAPVGVEKKLLLGPNGPAVAAAGDLTSEEEEGQSLWSSILSEVSTRARSKLPSGKNILVFGEDGSGKTTLMTKLQGAEHGKKGRGLEYLYLSVHDEDRDDHTRCNVWILDGDLYHKGLLKFAVSAESLPETLVIFVADMSRPWTVMESLQKWASVLREHIDKMKIPPEEMRELERKFVKDFQDYIEPEEGCQGSPQRRGPLTSGPDEENVALPLGDNMLTHNLGIPVLVVCTKCDAVSVLEKEHDYRDEHFDFIQSHLRRFCLQYGAALIYTSVKEEKNLDLLYKYIVHKTYGFHFITPALVVEKDAVFIPAGWDNEKKIAILHENFTTVKPEDAYEDFIVKPPVRKLVHDKELAAEDEQVFLMKQQSLLAKQPATPTRASESPARGPSGSPRTQGRGGPASVPSASPGTSVKKPDPNIKNNAASEGVLASFFNSLLSKKTGSPGSPGAGGVQSAAKKSGQKTVLTNVQEELDRMTRKPDSMVTNSSTENEA; this comes from the exons ATGGCGCCggtgggggtggagaagaagCTGCTGCTGGGCCCCAACGGGCCCGCCGTGGCGGCTGCCGGCGACCTGACCAGCGAGGAGGAAGAGGGCCAGAGCCTATG GTCCTCGATTCTGAGCGAGGTGTCCACTCGCGCTAGATCCAAGCTGCCGTCCGGCAAGAACATCCTGGTCTTCG GTGAAGATGGTTCTGGTAAAACAACCCTCATGACTAAACTTCAAGGAGCTGAGCATGGCAAAAAAGGAAGAGGCCTAGAGTATCTCTACCTCAGCGTCCATGATGAGGACCGAGATG atCATACACGCTGCAACGTGTGGATTCTGGATGGAGACCTGTATCATAAAGGTCTGCTGAAGTTTGCAGTTTCTGCTGAGTCCTTGCCGGAGACCCTGGTCATTTTTGTTGCAGACATGTCTAGGCCTTGGACTGTGATGGAATCTCTTCAGAAATGGGCTAGTGTTTTACGTGAGCAcattgataaaatgaaaattccaCCAGAAGAAATGAGGGAGCTGGAACGGAAGT TTGTGAAAGATTTTCAAGACTATATTGAGCCTGAAGAAGGTTGTCAAGGTTCCCCGCAGAGAAGAGGACCTCTGACCTCAGGTCCTGACGAAGAAAATGTTGCCCTGCCTCTTGGTGACAATATGCTGACTCATAACCTGGGAATCCCAGTGTTGGTGGTGTGCACAAAG TGTGATGCAGTGAGTGTCCTGGAGAAGGAGCATGATTACAGGGACGAGCACTTTGACTTCATCCAGTCACACCTACGGAGGTTCTGCCTCCAGT ATGGAGCAGCCTTGATTTACACATCagtgaaggaggagaaaaacCTCGACTTGTTGTATAAGTACATTGTTCATAAAACGTATGGCTTCCACTTTATCACACCTGCCTTAGTTGTGGAAAAGGATGCAGTTTTTAT ACCTGCAGGCTGGGACAACGAAAAGAAAATAGctattttacatgaaaatttcACAACTGTGAAGCCAGAAGATGCATATGAAGATTTTATTGTGAAACCACCTGTGAGAAAG CTGGTCCATGACAAAGAGTTGGCAGCCGAGGATGAGCAGGTGTTCCTAATGAAGCAACAG TCACTCCTTGCCAAGCAGCCAGCCACGCCCACGAGAGCTTCT GAATCCCCTGCGAGAGGACCCTCTGGCTCTCCAAGAACTCAGGGCCGGGGAGGGCCAGCAAGTGTGCCTAGTGCTTCCCCGGGCACATCAGTAAAGAAGCCGGACCCAAACATCAAAA ATAACGCAGCAAGTGAAGGTGTGTTGGCCAGCTTCTTCAATAGTCTGCTGAGTAAAAAGACAGGTTCTCCTGGAAGTCCTGGTGCTGGTGGTGTGCAGAGCGCAGCCAAGAAGTCAG gacaaaagACTGTGTTGACAAATGTTCAGGAAGAACTGGATAGAATGACTCGAAAACCAGACTCCATGGTAACAAACTCTTCAACAGAAAATGAAGCCTGA
- the DYNC1LI2 gene encoding cytoplasmic dynein 1 light intermediate chain 2 isoform X1, producing the protein MAPVGVEKKLLLGPNGPAVAAAGDLTSEEEEGQSLWSSILSEVSTRARSKLPSGKNILVFGEDGSGKTTLMTKLQGAEHGKKGRGLEYLYLSVHDEDRDDHTRCNVWILDGDLYHKGLLKFAVSAESLPETLVIFVADMSRPWTVMESLQKWASVLREHIDKMKIPPEEMRELERKFVKDFQDYIEPEEGCQGSPQRRGPLTSGPDEENVALPLGDNMLTHNLGIPVLVVCTKCDAVSVLEKEHDYRDEHFDFIQSHLRRFCLQYGAALIYTSVKEEKNLDLLYKYIVHKTYGFHFITPALVVEKDAVFIPAGWDNEKKIAILHENFTTVKPEDAYEDFIVKPPVRKLVHDKELAAEDEQVFLMKQQSLLAKQPATPTRASESPARGPSGSPRTQGRGGPASVPSASPGTSVKKPDPNIKNNAASEGVLASFFNSLLSKKTGSPGSPGAGGVQSAAKKSAKQVSTSPPCTEQYTLQHAGFFGTFKGGICIHWVLRN; encoded by the exons ATGGCGCCggtgggggtggagaagaagCTGCTGCTGGGCCCCAACGGGCCCGCCGTGGCGGCTGCCGGCGACCTGACCAGCGAGGAGGAAGAGGGCCAGAGCCTATG GTCCTCGATTCTGAGCGAGGTGTCCACTCGCGCTAGATCCAAGCTGCCGTCCGGCAAGAACATCCTGGTCTTCG GTGAAGATGGTTCTGGTAAAACAACCCTCATGACTAAACTTCAAGGAGCTGAGCATGGCAAAAAAGGAAGAGGCCTAGAGTATCTCTACCTCAGCGTCCATGATGAGGACCGAGATG atCATACACGCTGCAACGTGTGGATTCTGGATGGAGACCTGTATCATAAAGGTCTGCTGAAGTTTGCAGTTTCTGCTGAGTCCTTGCCGGAGACCCTGGTCATTTTTGTTGCAGACATGTCTAGGCCTTGGACTGTGATGGAATCTCTTCAGAAATGGGCTAGTGTTTTACGTGAGCAcattgataaaatgaaaattccaCCAGAAGAAATGAGGGAGCTGGAACGGAAGT TTGTGAAAGATTTTCAAGACTATATTGAGCCTGAAGAAGGTTGTCAAGGTTCCCCGCAGAGAAGAGGACCTCTGACCTCAGGTCCTGACGAAGAAAATGTTGCCCTGCCTCTTGGTGACAATATGCTGACTCATAACCTGGGAATCCCAGTGTTGGTGGTGTGCACAAAG TGTGATGCAGTGAGTGTCCTGGAGAAGGAGCATGATTACAGGGACGAGCACTTTGACTTCATCCAGTCACACCTACGGAGGTTCTGCCTCCAGT ATGGAGCAGCCTTGATTTACACATCagtgaaggaggagaaaaacCTCGACTTGTTGTATAAGTACATTGTTCATAAAACGTATGGCTTCCACTTTATCACACCTGCCTTAGTTGTGGAAAAGGATGCAGTTTTTAT ACCTGCAGGCTGGGACAACGAAAAGAAAATAGctattttacatgaaaatttcACAACTGTGAAGCCAGAAGATGCATATGAAGATTTTATTGTGAAACCACCTGTGAGAAAG CTGGTCCATGACAAAGAGTTGGCAGCCGAGGATGAGCAGGTGTTCCTAATGAAGCAACAG TCACTCCTTGCCAAGCAGCCAGCCACGCCCACGAGAGCTTCT GAATCCCCTGCGAGAGGACCCTCTGGCTCTCCAAGAACTCAGGGCCGGGGAGGGCCAGCAAGTGTGCCTAGTGCTTCCCCGGGCACATCAGTAAAGAAGCCGGACCCAAACATCAAAA ATAACGCAGCAAGTGAAGGTGTGTTGGCCAGCTTCTTCAATAGTCTGCTGAGTAAAAAGACAGGTTCTCCTGGAAGTCCTGGTGCTGGTGGTGTGCAGAGCGCAGCCAAGAAGTCAG CCAAGCAAGTAAGCACATCTCCACCTTGTACTGAGCAGTACACTTTACAGCATGCAGGTTTCTTTGGCACATTTAAAGGTGGGATTTGTATACATTGGGTTCTCAGGAACTGA